In Desulfomonile tiedjei DSM 6799, a genomic segment contains:
- a CDS encoding acetyl-CoA decarbonylase/synthase complex subunit delta, whose protein sequence is MGALPQVKYSGKIREISMGKPGCEVTVGGETAYNFYGFEGLMPHAPKLALQVVDIQPEEWAPDALEPYVDVLGDPVAWAKKCVEYGADMICLWLAGTDPNGKNLPAEHAAEIARQVAEAINVPLIVWGVSSDEKNTAVLKAVAESCAGFNLVLGPVTESNFKQVGAAAIAYKHIVAANSPIDINLAKQLNILLENLGVPTDRILIDPTTGSVGYGMEYCYSIMERIRQAALTQNDDKLQYPIINNIAEEVWKTKEAKLSENDDPRLGNAGIRGINLEAITALSALQAGSDLLILRHPETMRHIRNYVDNIMVKTDLDSMGVDLSLVTTHEAPPLESKATERAAATPKPSVSEIPQSKQPKPFAQEPTGEQEAGKDQLLPSGPASMEQPPEAVKQDEPLVIHSKKGTRKAKPASDSEEDLGLSEEDIEALKEMSAAFRAFKGLVLGLARLLSK, encoded by the coding sequence ATGGGTGCTCTGCCGCAAGTAAAATATTCGGGAAAAATTCGCGAAATTAGCATGGGAAAGCCGGGCTGTGAAGTGACGGTTGGAGGAGAGACTGCGTACAACTTTTATGGTTTCGAAGGCTTGATGCCTCACGCCCCGAAGCTTGCCCTTCAGGTAGTGGATATCCAGCCCGAGGAATGGGCTCCCGATGCTCTTGAACCGTACGTCGACGTTCTTGGCGATCCGGTTGCTTGGGCCAAGAAATGTGTGGAATACGGCGCGGATATGATTTGTCTTTGGCTGGCCGGGACCGATCCAAACGGCAAAAATCTTCCGGCCGAACATGCTGCCGAAATTGCAAGGCAGGTTGCCGAGGCTATAAATGTCCCCCTCATTGTCTGGGGAGTTTCCAGCGATGAGAAGAATACGGCAGTGTTGAAAGCGGTGGCAGAATCATGCGCTGGTTTTAACTTGGTGCTGGGCCCCGTGACAGAGAGCAATTTCAAGCAGGTGGGGGCTGCGGCAATTGCGTACAAACACATTGTTGCTGCCAATTCCCCCATTGACATCAATTTAGCCAAGCAGTTGAACATACTTCTTGAAAATCTTGGGGTACCTACCGACCGAATCTTGATTGACCCTACGACAGGATCCGTAGGGTATGGCATGGAATACTGTTACTCCATCATGGAACGGATACGGCAAGCAGCCCTTACCCAGAATGATGACAAGTTGCAGTACCCAATTATCAACAACATAGCTGAGGAAGTCTGGAAAACCAAGGAAGCCAAGCTCTCTGAAAACGATGACCCAAGGCTCGGGAATGCAGGCATTCGAGGAATAAATTTGGAGGCCATTACCGCTTTGAGTGCACTTCAAGCCGGCTCGGATCTCCTCATATTGAGGCATCCCGAGACTATGCGCCACATCCGCAATTACGTAGATAACATCATGGTGAAGACTGACTTGGATTCCATGGGAGTAGATCTCTCGTTGGTAACTACGCATGAGGCGCCTCCGTTGGAAAGCAAAGCGACAGAAAGAGCCGCTGCAACTCCAAAACCATCCGTGTCCGAAATACCACAATCAAAACAACCAAAACCGTTTGCACAAGAACCCACAGGAGAGCAGGAGGCGGGCAAAGATCAGCTCTTGCCGTCTGGACCGGCATCGATGGAGCAGCCCCCGGAAGCTGTGAAACAGGACGAACCGTTGGTGATTCACAGTAAGAAAGGCACTCGAAAGGCAAAACCGGCATCTGATTCAGAAGAAGACCTTGGGCTCTCAGAAGAGGACATTGAGGCGCTGAAAGAAATGTCGGCTGCTTTCAGGGCTTTCAAGGGTCTCGTTTTGGGGCTGGCAAGACTCCTGTCAAAGTGA
- a CDS encoding FG-GAP repeat protein gives MSVLSRMRKASLSARESVKNWWGVRNLVLRHSNDLILEPLEDRIVMDGEVSFLQNLTADDGLGGDTFGSAVSSDGQWFIVGAPQDDDHGLSSGSAYLYRFADGLWGETQKITASDGEEGDLFGRWVAIEGDYALVGAEQDDDHGSNSGAVYVYHLENGTWVETQKLTASDGSSWDRFGGSGDISGDYAVIGAAYDDDKDFASGSAYLFHLENGSWVEVQKLIAPDSGRGDLFGASVSLQGNHLIVGAAYNDQIDSNAGAVYLYRLDSGMCSLEQKLVASDGSLGDCFGSSVSIFGDYAIVGAAYDALAQESVQTIGPEAGSAYIFHKVDGVWIQEQRITASYAGNYDHFGISVSLSGEYAVVGAYQDDSWGTDAGNVYLFRLQNGAWVEQEMLQRSEAGESDWFWVQRFYGWASYRSRSVSR, from the coding sequence ATGTCAGTTCTGAGTCGTATGCGTAAGGCAAGCTTGAGCGCACGTGAGTCAGTCAAGAATTGGTGGGGCGTAAGAAACCTAGTACTGCGCCACTCTAACGATCTAATCCTTGAACCACTTGAAGATCGCATTGTCATGGACGGTGAAGTGTCTTTCTTGCAGAACCTTACTGCTGATGACGGACTGGGGGGTGATACATTCGGTAGTGCAGTATCGTCAGACGGTCAATGGTTTATTGTCGGAGCACCTCAGGACGACGACCACGGTCTGTCCTCTGGGTCCGCCTACTTGTACCGTTTCGCTGATGGCCTCTGGGGCGAGACTCAGAAGATTACAGCCTCGGATGGGGAAGAGGGAGATTTATTCGGGCGCTGGGTAGCGATAGAAGGCGATTACGCTTTGGTCGGTGCTGAACAGGACGATGATCACGGCTCAAATTCCGGGGCAGTGTATGTCTATCATCTGGAGAACGGTACCTGGGTCGAGACGCAGAAACTGACCGCCTCAGACGGCTCTTCATGGGACCGATTCGGTGGCTCTGGAGACATTTCAGGGGATTATGCTGTGATTGGAGCCGCATATGATGATGACAAAGACTTTGCCTCCGGATCAGCATATCTTTTTCATTTAGAAAATGGCAGCTGGGTAGAGGTGCAAAAGCTCATCGCTCCTGACAGTGGGAGAGGCGATCTTTTTGGAGCCTCCGTCTCTTTACAAGGAAATCACTTAATTGTAGGGGCTGCCTACAACGATCAGATCGATTCCAATGCAGGGGCAGTGTACCTTTATCGGCTGGACTCCGGGATGTGCTCGTTGGAGCAGAAGCTCGTGGCGTCTGATGGCTCTCTCGGGGATTGCTTCGGTTCTTCAGTTTCCATATTTGGGGATTATGCAATCGTTGGAGCCGCTTACGATGCTTTGGCCCAGGAGTCGGTTCAGACTATTGGGCCTGAGGCCGGATCGGCTTACATATTTCATAAAGTAGATGGAGTCTGGATTCAAGAGCAGCGTATAACTGCTTCGTATGCCGGTAATTACGATCACTTCGGTATTTCAGTCTCCTTGTCCGGCGAGTATGCTGTAGTAGGTGCGTATCAGGATGATAGTTGGGGAACGGATGCGGGAAATGTGTACCTGTTCCGTCTGCAGAATGGAGCATGGGTGGAACAAGAAATGCTCCAGCGATCCGAGGCAGGAGAGTCTGATTGGTTTTGGGTACAGCGCTTTTACGGATGGGCATCGTATCGTAGTAGGAGCGTGTCACGATGA